In Mastacembelus armatus chromosome 22, fMasArm1.2, whole genome shotgun sequence, a genomic segment contains:
- the rtn1a gene encoding reticulon-1a isoform X1 produces MSAQPGEELGSEGKWFGDDYERNGLFGNTQTRFDELREEFKPRGSEASGDLDQQFHPFQDDGKRPPVAMETASTDDTSGQFRKPMNDDGDVYTSLLSNQNFTSSREASYLSDDLKPSSLSSAVDPFSSDTYSFSSNIKMTSSLTDDMPKPLLGSDKTESYNYMDISHWDERHDQHQGAPHSLVDTGSTGHDLLGSYIDKNPERNEDDKEEEEEENLGPALGSHSFPYVEEPSDEEMSDYRSYRNLGGTPQTASPVKITLTESKSPAVKAELQQHPPAVSVSERENVLSVGLQGVPTVTLSEPEDDSPASTPNASPTQKEFSSHDMFKADTAKPTASKSSPGTKASRREHDGSSAESGDSEIEQVSEEPPKASSNPFAQPPQSKGAFSQPNNPFDNPPAAKGGFGMAGSHGPPAAYSILREEREAELDSDLFIESASEESPKREQGYSGPKQGVSPPSPLVPSAVPPHSSAEAVLDEPMFTDKVKTPVKTEEDRPSKPKPPTAAVPPEVRLEKPQEDNMHKHTHEAKGDLGKPGLTTILEGFNKQKAIDLLYWRNVKQSGAVFSSVLLLLFSLTQFSVVSVGAYLALAALSATISFRIYKSVLQAVQKTDEGHPFKAYLEMEIALSQDQISKYADKILLYTNTCMKELRRLFLVQDLVDSLKFAVLMWLLTYVGALFNGLTLLILAVISMFTMPVVYEKHQAQIDQYVGLIRTQVNSVVGKIQAKIPGAKRKEE; encoded by the exons ATGTCTGCTCAGCCCGGCGAGGAGCTAGGCTCCGAAGGGAAGTGGTTTGGGGATGACTATGAGAGGAACGGCCTGTTTGGGAACACACAGACCCGGTTCGACGAGCTGCGTGAAGAATTTAAGCCCAGAGGCAGCGAGGCGTCGGGCGACCTGGATCAACAATTTCATCCTTTCCAGGACGACGGGAAAAGGCCTCCCGTTGCTATGGAAACTGCATCTACAG ATGACACATCTGGCCAGTTCAGGAAGCCCATGAACGATGACGGTGATGTGTACACTTCCTTACTGTCTAATCAGAACTTCACATCTAGTCGAGAAGCCTCCTACCTTTCTGATGACTTGAAGCCCTCCAGTCTCTCCTCTGCTGTTGACCCCTTCTCCAGTGACACCTACAGCTTCAGCTCAAACATCAAGATGACTTCCAGCCTGACTGATGACATGCCAAAACCTCTGCTGGGCTCAGACAAGACAGAATCCTACAACTACATGGACATCAGCCATTGGGATGAGCGTCATGACCAGCACCAGGGGGCTCCGCACAGCCTGGTGGACACAGGCTCAACTGGTCATGACTTGCTGGGCAGCTACATAGACAAGAACCCCGAAAGAAATGAGGATgacaaggaggaagaggaagaagagaatcTAGGTCCGGCACTGGGCTCCCACTCTTTTCCTTATGTGGAGGAGCCATCTGATGAAGAGATGTCAGACTACCGCTCCTACCGAAACCTGGGTGGCACCCCGCAGACAGCTAGCCCAGTGAAGATCACCTTGACTGAGTCCAAGTCTCCAGCTGTCAAGGCGGAGCTGCAGCAACATCCTCCTGCAGTCAGTGTTTCTGAGCGCGAAAACGTCCTCAGTGTGGGCTTACAGGGGGTTCCTACTGTGACACTCTCAGAGCCAGAGGATGACAGCCCTGCTTCCACTCCAAATGCTTCACCAACAC AAAAAGAATTCTCTTCCCATGACATGTTCAAGGCTGACACAGCGAAGCCTACAGCTTCCAAAAGCAGTCCAGGAACAAAGGCCAGCAGGAGGGAGCATGATGGCAGCAGTGCAGAGTCTGGAGACTCAGAGATTGAGCAGGTCTCTGAGGAGCCTCCCAAGGCTAGTAGCAACCCATTTGCCCAACCGCCTCAAAGCAAGGGAGCTTTCAGCCAGCCTAACAACCCCTTTGATAATCCCCCAGCTGCCAAAGGTGGTTTTGGCATGGCTGGCAGCCACGGTCCACCCGCAGCCTACAGCATTctaagggaggagagagaggcagagcttGACAGCGACCTCTTCATTGAATCTGCATCTGAAGAGAGCCCAAAGAGAGAGCAGGGCTACAGTGGCCCCAAACAGGGAGTCAGCCCTCCCTCTCCCCTGGTTCCCAGTGCTGTCCCTCCCCACAGTTCGGCCGAGGCAGTGCTAGACGAACCCATGTTCACAGATAAAGTTAAGACCCCAGTTAAAACAGAGGAGGATCGCCCCAGCAAGCCCAAGCCCCCCACTGCTGCTGTGCCCCCAGAGGTGAGATTGGAGAAACCCCAGGAGGACAACATGCACAAGCATACCCATGAAGCCAAGGGAGACCTAGGAAAACCTGGCCTAACGACGATTCTGGAGGGctttaacaaacaaaaag CGATTGACCTGCTCTACTGGAGGAATGTGAAGCAGTCAGGGGCCGTGTTCAGCAGCGTGcttctgctcctcttctccCTGACCCAGTTCAGTGTGGTCAGTGTCGGAGCCTACTTAGCCCTGGCAGCCCTCTCTGCCACCATCAGCTTCAGGATCTACAAGTCTGTGCTTCAGGCTGTGCAGAAGACTGATGAGGGACATCCTTTCAA AGCCTACCTGGAGATGGAAATCGCTCTATCCCAGGACCAGATTAGTAAATATGCTGACAAAATCCTGCTGTACACCAACACCTGTATGAAAGAGCTCCGCAGGCTTTTCCTTGTACAGGATCTGGTCGACTCCTTGAAG tttgctGTTCTCATGTGGCTGCTGACCTATGTGGGCGCTCTCTTCAACGGCCTGACACTGCTCATCCTAG CTGTAATCTCCATGTTCACCATGCCCGTGGTCTATGAGAAACATCAG gcaCAGATTGATCAATATGTGGGACTAATACGGACCCAGGTCAACTCTGTGGTGGGGAA AATCCAGGCGAAGATCCCTGGGGCCAAAAGAAAGGAGGAGTAA
- the rtn1a gene encoding reticulon-1a isoform X2 produces MQATADVTKKECSWSSWKGQAIDLLYWRNVKQSGAVFSSVLLLLFSLTQFSVVSVGAYLALAALSATISFRIYKSVLQAVQKTDEGHPFKAYLEMEIALSQDQISKYADKILLYTNTCMKELRRLFLVQDLVDSLKFAVLMWLLTYVGALFNGLTLLILAVISMFTMPVVYEKHQAQIDQYVGLIRTQVNSVVGKIQAKIPGAKRKEE; encoded by the exons ATGCAGGCCACTGCAGATGTGACAAAGAAGGAATGCTCCTGGAGCAGCTGGAAGGGCCAGG CGATTGACCTGCTCTACTGGAGGAATGTGAAGCAGTCAGGGGCCGTGTTCAGCAGCGTGcttctgctcctcttctccCTGACCCAGTTCAGTGTGGTCAGTGTCGGAGCCTACTTAGCCCTGGCAGCCCTCTCTGCCACCATCAGCTTCAGGATCTACAAGTCTGTGCTTCAGGCTGTGCAGAAGACTGATGAGGGACATCCTTTCAA AGCCTACCTGGAGATGGAAATCGCTCTATCCCAGGACCAGATTAGTAAATATGCTGACAAAATCCTGCTGTACACCAACACCTGTATGAAAGAGCTCCGCAGGCTTTTCCTTGTACAGGATCTGGTCGACTCCTTGAAG tttgctGTTCTCATGTGGCTGCTGACCTATGTGGGCGCTCTCTTCAACGGCCTGACACTGCTCATCCTAG CTGTAATCTCCATGTTCACCATGCCCGTGGTCTATGAGAAACATCAG gcaCAGATTGATCAATATGTGGGACTAATACGGACCCAGGTCAACTCTGTGGTGGGGAA AATCCAGGCGAAGATCCCTGGGGCCAAAAGAAAGGAGGAGTAA
- the rtn1a gene encoding reticulon-1a isoform X4 produces MGAAAIDLLYWRNVKQSGAVFSSVLLLLFSLTQFSVVSVGAYLALAALSATISFRIYKSVLQAVQKTDEGHPFKAYLEMEIALSQDQISKYADKILLYTNTCMKELRRLFLVQDLVDSLKFAVLMWLLTYVGALFNGLTLLILAVISMFTMPVVYEKHQAQIDQYVGLIRTQVNSVVGKIQAKIPGAKRKEE; encoded by the exons ATGGGAGCCGCAG CGATTGACCTGCTCTACTGGAGGAATGTGAAGCAGTCAGGGGCCGTGTTCAGCAGCGTGcttctgctcctcttctccCTGACCCAGTTCAGTGTGGTCAGTGTCGGAGCCTACTTAGCCCTGGCAGCCCTCTCTGCCACCATCAGCTTCAGGATCTACAAGTCTGTGCTTCAGGCTGTGCAGAAGACTGATGAGGGACATCCTTTCAA AGCCTACCTGGAGATGGAAATCGCTCTATCCCAGGACCAGATTAGTAAATATGCTGACAAAATCCTGCTGTACACCAACACCTGTATGAAAGAGCTCCGCAGGCTTTTCCTTGTACAGGATCTGGTCGACTCCTTGAAG tttgctGTTCTCATGTGGCTGCTGACCTATGTGGGCGCTCTCTTCAACGGCCTGACACTGCTCATCCTAG CTGTAATCTCCATGTTCACCATGCCCGTGGTCTATGAGAAACATCAG gcaCAGATTGATCAATATGTGGGACTAATACGGACCCAGGTCAACTCTGTGGTGGGGAA AATCCAGGCGAAGATCCCTGGGGCCAAAAGAAAGGAGGAGTAA
- the rtn1a gene encoding reticulon-1a isoform X3, whose translation MGAAGPNPGCPCSVYPPPAIDLLYWRNVKQSGAVFSSVLLLLFSLTQFSVVSVGAYLALAALSATISFRIYKSVLQAVQKTDEGHPFKAYLEMEIALSQDQISKYADKILLYTNTCMKELRRLFLVQDLVDSLKFAVLMWLLTYVGALFNGLTLLILAVISMFTMPVVYEKHQAQIDQYVGLIRTQVNSVVGKIQAKIPGAKRKEE comes from the exons ATGGGAGCCGCAG GTCCTAACCCTGGTTGTCCTTGTTCTGTGTACCCCCCACCAGCGATTGACCTGCTCTACTGGAGGAATGTGAAGCAGTCAGGGGCCGTGTTCAGCAGCGTGcttctgctcctcttctccCTGACCCAGTTCAGTGTGGTCAGTGTCGGAGCCTACTTAGCCCTGGCAGCCCTCTCTGCCACCATCAGCTTCAGGATCTACAAGTCTGTGCTTCAGGCTGTGCAGAAGACTGATGAGGGACATCCTTTCAA AGCCTACCTGGAGATGGAAATCGCTCTATCCCAGGACCAGATTAGTAAATATGCTGACAAAATCCTGCTGTACACCAACACCTGTATGAAAGAGCTCCGCAGGCTTTTCCTTGTACAGGATCTGGTCGACTCCTTGAAG tttgctGTTCTCATGTGGCTGCTGACCTATGTGGGCGCTCTCTTCAACGGCCTGACACTGCTCATCCTAG CTGTAATCTCCATGTTCACCATGCCCGTGGTCTATGAGAAACATCAG gcaCAGATTGATCAATATGTGGGACTAATACGGACCCAGGTCAACTCTGTGGTGGGGAA AATCCAGGCGAAGATCCCTGGGGCCAAAAGAAAGGAGGAGTAA